A genomic region of Erythrobacter sp. SCSIO 43205 contains the following coding sequences:
- a CDS encoding HupE/UreJ family protein — MLRWLVALIAALAAVPLAAHELRPSVVEMREVETGEFTLDWKVTLAVGSAGLLTERLEPVIPDNCAMQGEAVQRIQSAALMGRATLQCEGDPAGGAFGLSELLGKSDAIARFIPLDAPTQSFRLTAEAPTATILAEPSALSVLYDYFVIGAEHILFGWDHLLFVIALVLLVRGPWPVVKAATAFTIAHSITLIATVLGYSGLPGRPVEALIALSIVFLAVEVMTALRDPERRTLTRRYPWAVAFAFGLVHGFGFAGALADIGLPQSQLAAALFAFNIGVEAGQLIVVALTILALKALTRASERGQRQALTTATYAIGTIGSFWLIERLIG, encoded by the coding sequence GTGCTGCGCTGGCTTGTTGCCCTCATTGCTGCCCTCGCCGCCGTGCCGCTTGCCGCGCACGAATTGCGCCCGTCAGTGGTGGAGATGCGCGAGGTTGAAACAGGCGAGTTCACCCTTGATTGGAAAGTCACGCTAGCCGTCGGCAGCGCAGGATTGCTGACCGAGCGTTTGGAGCCTGTCATCCCCGACAATTGCGCGATGCAGGGCGAAGCAGTGCAACGTATCCAGTCGGCTGCGCTCATGGGCCGAGCGACCCTCCAATGCGAGGGCGATCCTGCCGGTGGTGCCTTTGGCCTTAGCGAACTTCTGGGCAAGTCGGATGCGATTGCGCGCTTCATCCCGCTCGACGCACCCACGCAAAGCTTCCGCCTCACGGCTGAGGCACCAACGGCGACAATCCTTGCAGAGCCCTCCGCTTTGAGCGTGCTCTATGACTACTTCGTCATCGGCGCTGAGCACATCCTGTTTGGCTGGGACCACCTCTTATTCGTGATCGCGCTGGTACTTCTAGTGCGTGGACCATGGCCCGTGGTGAAAGCCGCGACCGCCTTTACGATCGCACATTCGATCACTTTGATCGCGACGGTCCTTGGATATTCAGGGCTCCCCGGTCGGCCCGTCGAGGCGCTGATAGCGCTTTCAATCGTCTTCCTCGCGGTTGAGGTTATGACGGCGCTGCGTGATCCTGAGCGAAGAACATTGACGCGGCGCTATCCGTGGGCGGTGGCTTTTGCGTTCGGGCTGGTGCACGGCTTTGGTTTTGCAGGCGCATTGGCGGACATCGGCCTTCCACAAAGCCAGCTTGCAGCCGCCCTCTTCGCCTTCAACATCGGTGTCGAGGCAGGTCAGCTCATCGTCGTGGCGCTGACGATCCTCGCATTAAAAGCGCTCACCCGCGCGAGCGAACGCGGGCAACGCCAGGCGCTTACCACCGCGACTTACGCGATTGGCACCATAGGCAGCTTCTGGCTGATCGAACGGCTGATTGGTTAG
- a CDS encoding calcium-binding protein has translation MPNTQEPRFTASVVGAQSRNTINGTDGDDIITGTSGDDTINGGDGVDEINGGDGNDVINGGADGDFLFGDFGDDQLFGDGGNDRLSGGFGNDVLDGGDGDDSLFSDDGNNIFRGGAGNDTISDGFFGNDQIFGDDGNDRIAVNAGDDLVEGGAGDDEIRLLHDFDGGNVVVNAGTGNDSVEVAGQIDGFFDTRSVDIDLGDGADTLDIANLASDGFEVTLGAGADRVRFFDFSGSLVNRLSAGPVRITDFELGDGGDFLQIANLVSAYKSTGGDTIEWVDIGADMALRFSNSSSGESFDVVILEGLQFVDLPDVNTDLGGAQEATNFIGTRGSDEFIGSEFNDTFTDGGGGNDTFVGRGGDDQFTIQRFAGGDNNVSVDGGAGNDSLFIDASVGGFFTIDMGEGDDFIGISRNPTFATAITLGAGSDTIRQTSTATATILDFETGDGGDIIDLNITQSSVDNNGDPFGTGELVLFQDGNNVVLQRVSQFTDGTITTLAVFQNTLVENFTSFNFGGIIDPAAGGQGDTFEGTENADTYTGTAGADTINGNGGDDTLDGADGNDTIDGGAGNDALKGGFGDDVIRGGDGDDVITEAFGTNMIYGDGGNDTINISGYFGSSFSLDPDQIFGGEGNDTVNFFRSSSNGIDVDLGAGEDRIVFNDQPLFNEITLGAGSDVVDMNSLGQSTYNPTRPIVITDFQTGDGGDRLEWESWIRLQTDNVSTPDFNPFAILETSLTQVGNDVHLEWSFDTLNGASSLVIFQNTQVGDFNVFNLEFDPNAPIAPGDDFTGTENDDLFNGTNVNDTAAGLGGSDRLNGRAGDDTLDGGIGDDTINGDQGNDTLIGGDGDDTIRGGTGADDISGGDGNDFIDAGLGDGSADIIDAGAGDDQINFSGSNDTYIGGDGIDELFFSTFSGVLSEAIDIDFTDYLATGVFLLGGQAISDIENILYAGETSAFDDRVIWGEAYTFGQDMRAGAGNDLLSGTSGDDTFDGEEGDDTLIGLGGNDSLTDLSGNNRLEGGQGNDTLTTGEGDDTILGGDGDDVITPGGGIDNVDAGAGDDRVSVIGFELGEVLDGGEGTDVLQFGSFDTALNFVFEDLASSGTTIANFEEFDFVFSTLGDTLILGETFTSAVDVDASSGNDVVTGGASDDTIVGGSGSDILRGGSGDDIIRGENIGNGTEFDQLFGDAGNDQLFGNGLLEGGAGNDFVSGSGELFGGDGNDSIVSFGIGDIIRGGAGDDDIFVRESGATIYLEAGLNRDRIDGFSAAQGAMIIATAANSQLQWTALRVGTTDQSEQIVTIAGTISDGGFAGFEIIGTGLDDTINLSGGPSEPAVTIEGSAPIFGLGGNDDITGSLSDDIIFGGAGNDILRSSSGLDQLHGGVGDDRYFINHAGQTLIENAGEGFETVIASVDVEIGDNIERLELQGNARIGIGGNTANEIFGTSGNNELYGRGGNDVLHAGFGDDLLDGGAGDDLLIGLGGNNTLRGGDGNDVLRGNSGNDVIDGGSGVDTVDFSDGPFGVTVDLSITTAQNLGGAGTDTLTNIENVIGTLADDTITGSDGANVIFGNGGFDTIDGGSNVDIAVFTGTLSQYTIVQFVDRTFGLEGPGGLAQLSNIEFIRFDDQLFRLRPGIGQSVNFNSADPATYQDAMSAIRDFDGNALGGDGAWLRIGEADVNGDGDIDQILVNDAIGRFATVGTAPDGLVYFEDFSWAGETRVAGIYIDPLVQLGIVEQGSPFDSQQRFQNDLAIENINRVLGADDYDGDGLQEVYFALTDGTAYLRAIMEFDGNIRYANYQDEQGVIDYLTANGFGEETYGTWFGGGASGSAGAGDVAVASDSVSVMPVSPQMSFDPFQAEMFG, from the coding sequence GTGCCAAATACTCAAGAACCGCGCTTCACCGCGTCCGTGGTGGGCGCGCAATCCAGAAATACGATTAACGGAACCGATGGCGATGACATCATCACCGGCACCAGCGGGGATGATACGATCAATGGCGGGGACGGTGTCGATGAAATCAACGGCGGCGATGGCAACGATGTCATCAATGGCGGCGCTGATGGGGATTTCCTGTTCGGTGACTTTGGCGACGATCAATTGTTCGGCGATGGCGGCAACGACAGGTTAAGCGGTGGTTTTGGCAATGACGTCCTTGATGGCGGCGATGGCGATGACAGCCTGTTCAGCGACGATGGAAACAATATTTTCCGCGGAGGCGCGGGTAACGACACGATCTCTGACGGCTTTTTTGGCAATGATCAGATATTCGGCGACGACGGAAATGACCGCATCGCGGTGAACGCGGGCGATGACCTTGTCGAAGGCGGTGCTGGCGATGATGAAATCAGGCTGCTCCACGATTTCGATGGCGGCAATGTGGTCGTCAATGCTGGTACTGGTAACGACAGTGTCGAAGTGGCAGGGCAGATCGACGGTTTCTTTGACACGCGCAGCGTCGATATTGACCTTGGTGATGGGGCGGACACGCTCGATATTGCAAATCTTGCCTCAGACGGCTTCGAAGTCACCCTTGGTGCAGGCGCAGACCGGGTGCGCTTCTTTGATTTCAGCGGTTCGCTGGTCAATCGGTTGAGCGCAGGGCCCGTTCGTATTACCGATTTCGAGCTGGGTGATGGCGGCGACTTTCTGCAGATTGCAAACCTGGTAAGCGCGTACAAATCCACCGGCGGCGATACGATTGAATGGGTCGATATTGGCGCTGATATGGCGCTGCGCTTCAGCAATTCATCCTCTGGCGAGAGTTTCGACGTCGTTATTCTTGAGGGGCTTCAGTTCGTTGATTTGCCCGATGTGAACACCGACCTCGGCGGCGCGCAGGAGGCCACCAATTTCATCGGCACCAGAGGCAGTGATGAATTTATCGGCTCTGAATTCAATGACACCTTTACTGATGGCGGCGGTGGTAACGACACCTTTGTCGGCAGAGGCGGTGATGATCAATTCACTATCCAGCGTTTTGCTGGCGGCGATAACAATGTGAGTGTCGATGGTGGAGCGGGTAACGATTCCCTCTTTATCGATGCCAGCGTTGGCGGCTTTTTCACCATCGACATGGGCGAAGGCGATGACTTCATCGGCATTTCGCGCAATCCTACCTTTGCCACCGCGATCACGCTTGGCGCAGGGTCGGACACCATCCGTCAGACAAGCACGGCCACAGCGACTATCCTGGACTTTGAAACAGGCGATGGCGGGGACATCATCGACCTGAATATCACGCAGTCGAGTGTCGACAATAATGGCGATCCGTTTGGCACGGGCGAGTTGGTCCTGTTCCAAGACGGTAATAACGTCGTGTTGCAACGCGTCTCGCAGTTTACAGACGGTACGATCACCACTCTGGCCGTGTTCCAGAACACGCTCGTTGAGAATTTCACCTCGTTCAACTTCGGCGGGATTATCGATCCGGCCGCCGGCGGGCAGGGCGATACGTTTGAAGGGACCGAGAACGCAGACACCTACACCGGGACCGCAGGTGCAGACACCATCAACGGCAACGGCGGCGATGATACGCTTGATGGTGCCGATGGCAATGACACCATTGATGGCGGCGCAGGCAATGATGCGCTGAAGGGTGGATTTGGCGATGACGTTATTCGCGGAGGTGACGGCGATGACGTGATCACCGAGGCGTTTGGCACCAATATGATTTACGGTGATGGCGGCAATGATACCATCAACATAAGCGGTTATTTCGGCAGCTCTTTCTCGCTTGATCCGGACCAGATTTTCGGCGGTGAGGGCAACGATACCGTCAATTTCTTCCGCTCGTCGAGCAATGGGATCGACGTTGATCTTGGTGCTGGCGAGGACCGGATTGTGTTCAACGACCAACCGCTGTTCAACGAGATTACTCTTGGCGCGGGCTCTGATGTGGTCGACATGAACAGCCTTGGCCAAAGCACATACAATCCCACGCGGCCTATCGTTATCACCGATTTTCAGACTGGCGATGGTGGTGATCGTCTGGAATGGGAAAGCTGGATACGGCTCCAAACAGACAACGTTTCCACGCCCGATTTCAATCCGTTTGCAATCTTGGAAACCTCGCTCACGCAAGTGGGCAATGATGTGCATCTCGAATGGTCATTCGACACATTGAATGGCGCATCGTCACTGGTGATTTTCCAGAACACACAAGTGGGCGATTTCAATGTTTTCAACCTCGAATTCGACCCCAATGCTCCCATCGCGCCCGGTGATGATTTTACCGGCACCGAAAATGACGATCTGTTCAATGGGACCAACGTCAATGACACTGCTGCTGGTCTTGGCGGCAGCGATAGGCTGAACGGTCGCGCGGGCGATGACACGCTGGATGGCGGAATTGGTGATGACACCATCAACGGTGATCAAGGCAATGACACGCTGATCGGCGGTGATGGCGACGACACAATCCGCGGCGGCACTGGCGCTGACGATATTTCGGGCGGCGATGGCAATGACTTCATCGATGCAGGACTTGGCGACGGGTCGGCTGACATTATTGATGCCGGCGCGGGCGATGACCAGATCAACTTCTCAGGTTCGAACGATACCTACATTGGCGGCGATGGTATTGATGAGCTTTTCTTCTCCACCTTTAGCGGCGTCTTGAGCGAAGCGATTGATATCGACTTTACCGATTATCTCGCGACTGGCGTTTTCCTGCTGGGCGGGCAAGCGATCAGCGATATCGAGAACATCCTCTACGCTGGCGAAACCAGCGCGTTCGATGACCGGGTGATCTGGGGCGAGGCTTACACCTTTGGTCAGGATATGCGCGCAGGGGCCGGCAATGACCTGTTGAGCGGCACTTCCGGCGACGACACGTTCGACGGTGAAGAGGGGGATGACACGCTCATCGGCCTTGGTGGCAATGACAGCCTTACCGACCTTTCTGGCAACAATCGCCTCGAAGGAGGGCAGGGCAATGACACTCTGACCACAGGGGAGGGCGATGACACGATCCTTGGTGGTGATGGCGATGATGTTATCACACCCGGCGGCGGGATCGACAATGTTGACGCAGGCGCAGGCGATGACCGCGTTTCTGTCATTGGTTTCGAGCTAGGCGAGGTCCTGGATGGCGGCGAGGGCACCGATGTTCTGCAGTTCGGCAGTTTCGACACTGCGCTGAACTTCGTTTTCGAAGACCTGGCAAGCAGCGGCACGACAATCGCCAATTTCGAAGAATTTGATTTCGTTTTCAGCACTCTTGGTGACACGCTCATCCTTGGTGAAACCTTCACAAGCGCGGTCGATGTCGATGCAAGCTCTGGCAACGATGTGGTAACGGGCGGTGCCAGCGATGACACGATTGTCGGCGGCTCTGGCTCTGACATATTGCGCGGCGGTTCGGGTGACGACATTATTCGCGGCGAAAATATCGGCAACGGTACCGAATTTGATCAGCTGTTTGGCGACGCGGGCAACGACCAATTGTTCGGTAACGGCCTGCTAGAGGGCGGCGCTGGCAATGACTTTGTCTCTGGTTCGGGCGAGCTATTTGGCGGCGATGGCAATGACTCCATCGTCAGTTTCGGCATAGGCGACATTATTCGCGGCGGTGCTGGCGACGATGACATTTTCGTGCGGGAAAGCGGTGCGACCATCTATCTCGAAGCGGGCCTCAACCGGGATCGGATCGACGGGTTTTCAGCTGCGCAAGGCGCGATGATTATCGCAACGGCTGCAAACAGCCAGCTGCAATGGACTGCTCTTCGCGTCGGCACCACCGACCAATCCGAACAGATCGTGACTATCGCCGGGACCATCTCTGACGGTGGCTTTGCCGGGTTCGAGATTATCGGCACCGGCCTTGATGATACCATCAACCTGTCCGGCGGCCCTAGCGAACCGGCGGTGACGATCGAAGGGTCCGCGCCTATCTTCGGACTTGGCGGCAATGACGACATCACCGGCTCGCTGTCGGATGACATAATCTTTGGCGGGGCAGGAAATGATATTCTTCGCTCAAGCAGCGGACTTGACCAGCTCCACGGCGGTGTTGGCGATGACCGCTATTTCATCAATCATGCCGGGCAAACTCTGATTGAGAACGCAGGCGAAGGCTTTGAAACTGTCATTGCCAGCGTCGATGTCGAGATCGGCGACAACATTGAACGGCTCGAACTTCAAGGCAACGCCCGCATCGGGATTGGCGGAAACACAGCCAACGAGATTTTCGGCACGAGCGGCAACAATGAGCTTTACGGGCGCGGCGGCAATGACGTGCTGCACGCTGGCTTTGGCGACGATTTGCTTGACGGCGGGGCCGGTGATGACCTGCTGATCGGCCTTGGAGGCAACAATACGCTGCGCGGTGGTGACGGGAACGACGTGCTTCGCGGCAACTCCGGCAATGATGTAATCGATGGCGGCAGCGGCGTTGATACCGTCGATTTCAGCGATGGACCGTTCGGCGTCACAGTCGATCTGAGCATCACCACTGCGCAAAATCTGGGCGGTGCTGGTACAGACACGCTTACAAATATCGAAAACGTCATCGGCACGCTTGCAGACGATACAATCACCGGCTCTGACGGCGCGAACGTGATCTTTGGAAACGGCGGCTTCGATACGATTGACGGTGGCTCCAACGTCGATATCGCAGTCTTTACAGGCACTTTGTCGCAATACACGATTGTTCAGTTTGTCGACCGCACCTTTGGCCTTGAAGGGCCCGGCGGCCTCGCTCAACTCAGCAATATCGAGTTTATTCGGTTCGACGACCAGCTCTTCCGCCTGCGGCCAGGGATTGGTCAAAGCGTCAACTTTAACTCCGCAGACCCTGCCACTTATCAGGACGCGATGAGCGCTATTCGCGACTTTGACGGCAATGCGCTGGGCGGTGATGGCGCGTGGCTGCGCATTGGCGAGGCCGATGTAAACGGTGATGGCGACATCGACCAGATTCTCGTCAATGATGCGATTGGCCGCTTTGCAACCGTAGGCACCGCGCCTGACGGGCTTGTCTATTTCGAAGACTTCTCATGGGCAGGCGAAACCCGCGTTGCGGGCATTTACATCGATCCGCTGGTGCAACTTGGTATCGTTGAGCAAGGCAGTCCCTTTGACAGTCAGCAGCGCTTCCAGAATGATCTTGCGATTGAAAACATCAACCGCGTTTTGGGCGCTGACGATTACGATGGTGACGGTTTGCAGGAGGTGTACTTCGCGCTAACCGATGGCACCGCATACTTGCGCGCCATCATGGAGTTTGACGGCAACATTCGCTACGCCAACTATCAGGACGAGCAAGGGGTGATCGACTACCTCACCGCTAACGGCTTTGGCGAAGAAACCTATGGCACATGGTTCGGCGGCGGCGCGTCTGGTTCGGCTGGCGCGGGTGATGTGGCCGTTGCCAGCGACAGCGTCAGCGTGATGCCGGTGAGCCCGCAGATGTCGTTCGATCCTTTCCAGGCGGAGATGTTCGGCTAA
- a CDS encoding DUF3604 domain-containing protein has translation MRQGWSGFALASILAISVAGCSGNDEAASPEASGDGEGTIELAEFPDRPYWGDTHLHTDNSVDAFGFGTRLGPEAALRFARGETVTATTGGETQLARPLDFLVIADHSDALGATRRLYDAPRWYVKWVIGDDTVLRWYDMMHESPEQSTRAIGELIAAAAEDRIPEGLAAGGDEAIEATKDIWNTQLSMLDRYNEPGVFTALAGYEWTAMPDGNNLHRVVMFRDGSEKTRQTVPFPGLQTTAPQLWEYMRNYEKETGGRVLAIPHNSNLSNGLMFQMTMEDGSPMTAEYAALRAWAEPVIEATQIKGDSETHPYLSPNDEMAGFGVQGWDFGNLSLSQMTDPSMYAGSYARSALLRGLTLEQKLGVNPYAFGMIGSTDSHTSLATGDEDNFWGKHTGNEQSYTQRSMDAQNLGTREGRFGWHYLAGGYAAAWARGNTRAEIFDAFARREVYATTGPRMSVRVFGGFGFTADDWDGDWVRKGYSEGVPMGGELTDEGRAPSFLISAMKDPDGANLDRVQVIKGWLDASGEMQERVYDVVWSDADKRGKVAGKLAPVGDTVDRETATYTNTIGAAELRTTWTDPDYQVGQRPFYYVRVLEIPTPRWTLYDAVRFGVTLSEEAMADAVAQERAYTSPIWLKSAS, from the coding sequence ATGCGGCAGGGATGGAGCGGCTTTGCTCTGGCGAGCATTCTCGCAATCAGCGTTGCAGGCTGTTCGGGCAATGATGAGGCGGCTAGTCCAGAGGCGTCCGGCGATGGCGAAGGCACTATTGAACTCGCGGAATTTCCCGACCGCCCATATTGGGGCGACACCCACCTTCATACCGACAATTCGGTCGACGCCTTTGGCTTTGGCACGCGTCTGGGGCCTGAGGCAGCGTTGAGATTTGCGCGCGGAGAAACCGTTACAGCCACGACCGGGGGAGAAACACAGCTAGCCCGCCCGCTCGACTTTCTTGTGATCGCCGACCACTCCGACGCGCTTGGCGCGACGCGGCGGCTATATGATGCGCCGCGCTGGTATGTGAAATGGGTGATTGGCGATGATACCGTGCTTCGCTGGTACGATATGATGCACGAAAGCCCCGAGCAATCGACCAGGGCAATCGGCGAACTCATCGCAGCGGCCGCAGAAGACCGCATCCCCGAGGGCTTGGCCGCAGGCGGTGATGAAGCGATCGAGGCGACCAAGGACATCTGGAACACTCAGCTATCCATGCTCGACCGCTACAACGAACCGGGCGTTTTCACCGCTCTTGCCGGGTATGAGTGGACCGCCATGCCCGATGGCAACAATTTGCACCGCGTGGTGATGTTTCGCGACGGCTCTGAAAAGACGCGCCAGACCGTGCCCTTCCCCGGCCTTCAGACCACTGCCCCGCAATTGTGGGAGTATATGAGGAATTACGAGAAAGAGACAGGCGGACGGGTTCTGGCCATCCCGCACAACTCCAACCTTTCCAATGGCTTGATGTTCCAAATGACCATGGAGGATGGCTCCCCCATGACGGCGGAATACGCCGCATTGCGTGCATGGGCAGAGCCGGTGATTGAGGCCACACAAATCAAAGGGGACAGCGAAACCCATCCTTACCTCTCTCCCAATGATGAAATGGCAGGGTTCGGGGTTCAGGGATGGGATTTCGGCAACCTTTCCCTCAGCCAGATGACCGACCCTTCAATGTATGCAGGTTCTTATGCGCGCTCTGCTTTGTTGCGCGGGCTGACGCTGGAACAAAAGCTTGGGGTTAACCCATACGCATTTGGCATGATCGGGTCGACCGATAGCCACACTTCGCTTGCCACGGGTGATGAAGACAATTTCTGGGGTAAGCACACCGGAAACGAGCAATCCTATACCCAGCGCTCAATGGATGCGCAGAACCTTGGCACGCGCGAGGGACGCTTTGGCTGGCACTATCTCGCGGGGGGCTATGCTGCGGCCTGGGCGCGCGGCAATACGCGCGCTGAAATCTTCGACGCCTTTGCCCGGCGCGAAGTTTACGCGACCACTGGCCCGCGCATGAGCGTGCGCGTCTTCGGCGGCTTCGGCTTTACGGCTGATGATTGGGATGGCGATTGGGTGCGCAAGGGGTACAGTGAAGGCGTGCCCATGGGCGGCGAGCTAACCGACGAAGGCCGCGCGCCAAGCTTCCTGATCAGTGCGATGAAAGACCCAGATGGCGCAAACCTTGACCGGGTACAGGTCATCAAAGGGTGGCTCGACGCATCGGGCGAAATGCAAGAGCGCGTCTATGACGTTGTGTGGAGCGATGCCGACAAGCGTGGCAAAGTGGCCGGGAAACTCGCGCCAGTGGGCGACACGGTGGACCGCGAAACTGCGACCTATACAAATACGATTGGCGCGGCTGAATTGCGCACGACATGGACCGATCCCGATTACCAAGTGGGACAGCGTCCGTTCTACTATGTGCGAGTTCTGGAAATCCCGACGCCGCGCTGGACGCTTTACGATGCGGTGCGGTTCGGGGTGACGTTGTCGGAAGAAGCGATGGCCGATGCCGTGGCGCAGGAGCGTGCCTATACCTCGCCGATCTGGCTCAAGTCCGCGAGTTAA
- a CDS encoding peptidyl-prolyl cis-trans isomerase: MKLPGWTREPLVHFTVLGAVMYVALTWGGNPPDPSSRVITVGSEEKERIAESWTLSMGRAPTDAELDSAIDAFVREEVLYREALRLGFDESDMVVRRRLVSKMDLSASLAAEVTEPSQEVLRGYFEANKELYADAAVANAQVSFEQAFFDNENNALNALSAGSFAGNRTSLPRRVSSTKLRDVEARFGADFVRGLAQLEPGETWQGPLRSGFGWHLVKLTAREVPEPDFEELRTNIANDWRAAEIEARKARAYETLASAYRIDIDR, translated from the coding sequence ATGAAACTACCGGGTTGGACGCGCGAGCCGCTCGTTCATTTCACTGTGCTGGGCGCGGTTATGTATGTCGCGCTGACATGGGGCGGCAATCCGCCTGACCCTTCGAGCCGCGTGATCACCGTCGGCTCTGAGGAAAAGGAACGGATTGCGGAAAGTTGGACCTTGTCGATGGGCCGCGCGCCGACCGATGCAGAATTGGACAGCGCAATTGACGCCTTCGTTCGAGAGGAGGTTTTGTACCGCGAGGCGCTCCGGCTGGGCTTTGATGAAAGCGATATGGTGGTGCGCCGCCGGCTTGTGTCAAAGATGGATTTATCAGCCAGTCTGGCAGCAGAGGTGACAGAGCCATCGCAAGAGGTTTTGCGCGGGTATTTTGAGGCCAATAAAGAGCTTTATGCCGATGCTGCGGTTGCAAACGCTCAGGTGAGTTTTGAACAAGCTTTTTTCGATAATGAAAACAATGCGTTAAATGCTCTTTCAGCGGGTTCCTTCGCGGGAAACCGAACCTCCCTCCCAAGGAGGGTTTCATCAACTAAACTGCGCGATGTGGAGGCTCGCTTTGGTGCCGATTTCGTGCGCGGGCTGGCTCAATTGGAGCCGGGCGAGACATGGCAAGGCCCGCTGCGCTCTGGCTTTGGTTGGCACCTTGTTAAGCTCACTGCGCGCGAAGTGCCAGAGCCCGATTTTGAGGAGCTTCGCACGAACATTGCCAATGATTGGCGAGCCGCCGAGATCGAGGCGCGAAAGGCCCGCGCTTACGAAACTTTGGCAAGCGCCTATCGCATCGACATCGATAGGTGA